A window of Zonotrichia leucophrys gambelii isolate GWCS_2022_RI chromosome 11, RI_Zleu_2.0, whole genome shotgun sequence contains these coding sequences:
- the PARD6A gene encoding partitioning defective 6 homolog alpha isoform X2, with translation MAKHHRTPARSAEPVIEVKSKFDAEFRRFAMKRSSAGSFQDFYQLLQTVHQIPRVDVLLGYTDIHGDLLPINNDDNYHKALSSANPLLRVIIQKKESDASVFASNSLQRKKKGLLRPAHYRAKPHLLIGMPQDFRQISSIIDVDILPETHRRVRLHKHGSDKPLGFYIRDGVSVRVAPQGVEKVPGIFISRLVKGGLAESTGLLAVSDEILEVNGIDVAGKSLDQVTDMMVANSHNLIITVKPANQRNNVIRSSKASGSSGVSTDSTPSQQTPSPASQYLSNYSTAESDEEGDLVIESDSASHYIPGGCPNGGPADGALRRSLSPHSSRGSLQSLGSHDGSPGRGSAREDGTLLTL, from the exons ATGGCCAAGCACCACCGCACGCCGGCGCGCTCCGCCGAGCCCGTCATAGAGGTCAAGAGCAAG TTTGACGCTGAATTTCGCCGCTTTGCCATGAAGCGCTCCAGCGCCGGCAGCTTCCAGGACTTCtaccagctgctgcagacagtgCACCAGATCCCGCGGGTGGATGTGCTCCTGGGCTACACAGACATCCACGGGGACCTCCTGCCCATCAACAACGACGACAACTACCACAAAGCCCTGTCCTCTGCCAACCCCCTCCTCAGGGTCATCATCCAGAAGAAGG AGTCTGACGCCAGCGTCTTCGCCTCCAACTCCCTGCAGCGGAAGAAGAAGGGGCTGCTGCGGCCAGCGCACTACCGGGCCAAGCCTCACCTGCTGATCGGGATGCCCCAGGACTTCCGCCAGATCTCCTCCATCATCGACGTGGACATCCTGCCCGAGACGCACCGGCGCGTGCGGCTGCACAAGCACGGCTCCGACAAACCGCTGGGCTTCTACATCCGCGACGGCGTCAGCGTGCGCGTGGCCCCGCAGGGCGTCGAGAAGGTGCCCGGCATCTTCATCTCCCGCCTGGTGAAGGGCGGCCTGGCCGAGAGCACGGGGCTGCTGGCGGTCAGCGACGAGATCCTCGAGGTGAACGGCATCGACGTGGCCGGCAAGTCGCTGGACCAGGTGACGGACATGATGGTGGCCAACAGCCACAACCTGATCATCACCGTCAAGCCGGCCAACCAGCGCAACAACGTCATCCGCAGCAGCAAGGCCTCGGGCAGCTCCGGCGTGTCCACGGacagcacccccagccagcAGACCCCCAGCCCGGCCTCGCAGTACCTGAGCAACTACAGCACGGCCGAGAGCGACGAGGAGGGAGACCTGGTCATCGAGAGCGACAGCGCCTCGCACTACATCCCCGGGGGCTGCCCCAACGGGGGCCCCGCTGACGGAGCCCTGCGGAGGAGCCTGTCCCCACACAGCTCACGGGGctccctgcagtccctgggcagccacgacggcagccctggcaggggcagcgCACGGGAGGATGGCACCCTCCTCACCCTATAG
- the PARD6A gene encoding partitioning defective 6 homolog alpha isoform X1, with the protein MAKHHRTPARSAEPVIEVKSKFDAEFRRFAMKRSSAGSFQDFYQLLQTVHQIPRVDVLLGYTDIHGDLLPINNDDNYHKALSSANPLLRVIIQKKAESDASVFASNSLQRKKKGLLRPAHYRAKPHLLIGMPQDFRQISSIIDVDILPETHRRVRLHKHGSDKPLGFYIRDGVSVRVAPQGVEKVPGIFISRLVKGGLAESTGLLAVSDEILEVNGIDVAGKSLDQVTDMMVANSHNLIITVKPANQRNNVIRSSKASGSSGVSTDSTPSQQTPSPASQYLSNYSTAESDEEGDLVIESDSASHYIPGGCPNGGPADGALRRSLSPHSSRGSLQSLGSHDGSPGRGSAREDGTLLTL; encoded by the exons ATGGCCAAGCACCACCGCACGCCGGCGCGCTCCGCCGAGCCCGTCATAGAGGTCAAGAGCAAG TTTGACGCTGAATTTCGCCGCTTTGCCATGAAGCGCTCCAGCGCCGGCAGCTTCCAGGACTTCtaccagctgctgcagacagtgCACCAGATCCCGCGGGTGGATGTGCTCCTGGGCTACACAGACATCCACGGGGACCTCCTGCCCATCAACAACGACGACAACTACCACAAAGCCCTGTCCTCTGCCAACCCCCTCCTCAGGGTCATCATCCAGAAGAAGG CAGAGTCTGACGCCAGCGTCTTCGCCTCCAACTCCCTGCAGCGGAAGAAGAAGGGGCTGCTGCGGCCAGCGCACTACCGGGCCAAGCCTCACCTGCTGATCGGGATGCCCCAGGACTTCCGCCAGATCTCCTCCATCATCGACGTGGACATCCTGCCCGAGACGCACCGGCGCGTGCGGCTGCACAAGCACGGCTCCGACAAACCGCTGGGCTTCTACATCCGCGACGGCGTCAGCGTGCGCGTGGCCCCGCAGGGCGTCGAGAAGGTGCCCGGCATCTTCATCTCCCGCCTGGTGAAGGGCGGCCTGGCCGAGAGCACGGGGCTGCTGGCGGTCAGCGACGAGATCCTCGAGGTGAACGGCATCGACGTGGCCGGCAAGTCGCTGGACCAGGTGACGGACATGATGGTGGCCAACAGCCACAACCTGATCATCACCGTCAAGCCGGCCAACCAGCGCAACAACGTCATCCGCAGCAGCAAGGCCTCGGGCAGCTCCGGCGTGTCCACGGacagcacccccagccagcAGACCCCCAGCCCGGCCTCGCAGTACCTGAGCAACTACAGCACGGCCGAGAGCGACGAGGAGGGAGACCTGGTCATCGAGAGCGACAGCGCCTCGCACTACATCCCCGGGGGCTGCCCCAACGGGGGCCCCGCTGACGGAGCCCTGCGGAGGAGCCTGTCCCCACACAGCTCACGGGGctccctgcagtccctgggcagccacgacggcagccctggcaggggcagcgCACGGGAGGATGGCACCCTCCTCACCCTATAG
- the HERPUD1 gene encoding homocysteine-responsive endoplasmic reticulum-resident ubiquitin-like domain member 1 protein, producing MEEPLSLLVRSPAQRHRDLRLSAQPAWTVRRLKTELRRLLPDAPLEEDQKLIYSGKLLLDHHCLGELLPKHGELHALHLVYNFKTPANMQGTKSEVKADQPKSPSESRQESNVSSSNGARSRSSSGVQLSAEASNGLETTQHPFQSVAPGFSAYTTYSMLQMSWLQQIYARQYYMQYLASSAASADPSHARHSQEIPVTSPAPLPDPFPAQNQPGNQNVAAQVNAVADQNLRMNAQGGPLMEEDEEGGNRDWLDWLYSATLLYVFVNMVYFYSSISRLLLVMGGTVLMYLHHAGRFPFRRRPVQPFPGNVPPQAALNQDQNNNFQGENGGRTNESEAPPDEGQAFQELQQASPSLVSTVWVFFKTFFASLLPEGPGLTRN from the exons atGGAGGAGCCGCTATCGCTGCTGGTCCGGAGCCCCGCGCAGCGGCACCGCGACCTCCGCCTCAGCGCCCAGCCTGCCTGGACCGTGCGCCGCCTCAAGACCGAGCTGCGCCGCCTCCTGCCCGACGCGCCG cTTGAAGAGGACCAAAAGCTGATTTattctgggaagctgctgcttgATCATCACTGTCTTGGAGAATTGTTGCCAAAG CATGGGGAGCTGCATGCTCTTCATTTGGTATACAACTTCAAGACTCCTGCAAATATGCAAGGAACCAAATCAGAG GTTAAAGCTGATCAGCCCAAGTCACCATCAGAATCCAGGCAGGAATCAAATGTGTCTTCCTCAAATGGTGCAAGGTCGAGGAGCTCTTCAGGTGTCCAGTTGTCAGCAGAAGCCAGTAATGg GCTGGAAACAACTCAGCATCCCTTCCAGAGTGTGGCTCCTGGCTTCTCTGCTTACACAACCTACAGCATGCTTCAGATGTCCTGGCTCCAGCAGATTTATGCAAGACAGTACTACATGCAATA CTTGGCTTCCAGTGCTGCATCTGCTGACCCATCCCATGCACGGCATTCTCAGGAGATACCAGTGAcatctccagctcctctcccagatCCATTTCCTGCCCAAAACCAGCCTGGAAACCAGAATGTTGCTGCTCAGGTTAATGCAGTGGCTGACCAGAACTTGAGGATGAATGCCCAAGGGGGGCCCCTCatggaggaagatgaggagggtGGCAATCGAGACTGGTTGGACTGGCTCTACTCAGCAACACTGTTATATGTTTTTGTCAACATGGTCTATTTCTACTCCAGCATCAGCAGACTCCTCCTCGTCATGGGTGGCACTGTTCTGATGTATCT GCACCATGCTGGACGGTTCCCTTTTAGGCGAAGACCAGTTCAGCCCTTCCCAGGCAATGTTCCTCCTCAGGCTGCTCTAAACCAGGACCAGAACAATAATTTTCAG GGGGAGAATGGGGGCAGAACAAATGAGTCTGAGGCACCTCCTGATGAGGGACAGGCTTtccaagagctgcagcaggccAGCCCTTCACTCGTGAGCACAGTGTGGGTTTTCTTCAAGACTTTCTTTGCCTCCCTCCTTCCAGAAGGGCCTGGGCTGACCCGTAACTGA
- the CETP gene encoding cholesteryl ester transfer protein — translation MCWAGRMALGTLSILLGLVQAAAACEFGPFPYRSTGIVCRMTKPAALLLNRETAQVIQAAFRNARFPNITGERSMRLLGRVAYGLSGIQVNDLSIERSEVELKEDNAIHISISNVTALFKGTLTYGYAGAWFLQLFHSVDFEIESSIDLQLNINLMCQKDQVAPDASDCYLTFHKLTLHLQGDKQPGWLKQLFTDFISFTLKLVLKREVCKEINTVAQTLTNYILDLAANFVRDGDIAVDISLSSDPVIKATYIESYHKGIVLYRNSSSRLSDSVFSPSLLTESRMLYFWLSEHSLSSLAAAAFLEGQLVLNLRGEKLQELFEMEDSEVQRKAVQMIFQGTSYNDSVAKVWSLSQPQISFQPEGTVVRSSVAVEIRILLAGEEPLVALYMEKEITATIQATYADKKLILQPVDSSVVIKVFKCTADPSGEDPSIQSFLQNMILAAGIPEVTSSIGSALTSLLNSKRLDLFDIINPEIITREGYVIAQLDFGFPSHLLLNFLEKSL, via the exons atgtgctgggctggcaggatgGCGCTGGGGACCCTCAGCATCCTGCTGGGGCTtgtccaggcagcagcagcctgcgAGTTTGGGCCCTTTCCCTACAGAAGCACCGGGATCGTCTGCAGGATGACCAAGCCCGCGGCGTTGCTGT TGAACAGGGAAACAGCCCAGGTGATCCAGGCAGCCTTCAGGAACGCCCGGTTCCCAAACATCACCGGGGAAAGGTCCAtgaggctgctgggcagggtggcCTATGGGCTCAGTGG CATCCAGGTCAATGACTTGTCCATTGAGAGGAGCGAGGTGGAGCTCAAGGAGGACAATGCCATCCACATCTCCATCAGCAACGTGACAGCCTTGTTCAAAGGGACCCTGACCTACGGCTACGCCGGGGCCTGGTT CTTGCAGCTTTTCCATTCAGTTGATTTCGAAATTGAGTCTTCCATTGACCTCCAGCTAAATATCAATCTGA TGTGCCAAAAggaccaagtggctcctgatgCTTCAGACTGCTACCTGACTTTCCACAAGCTCACACTCCACCTCCAAGGAGACAAGCA ACCTGGCTGGCtgaagcagctcttcacagatTTCATCTCCTTCACTCTGAAGCTTGTCCTCAAGAGGGAG GTGTGCAAGGAAATAAATACTGTTGCTCAGACGCTGACAAATTATATACTTGATTTAGCAG cCAATTTTGTCCGGGACGGGGACATCGCTGTCGATATCTCCCTTTCATCAGATCCTGTCATAAAAGCAACATACATAGAGTCCTACCACAAG gGCATTGTGCTGTacaggaacagctccagcaggCTCAGTGACTCTGTTTTCTCCCCGTCCCTGCTGACTGAATCTCGGATGCTTTACTTCTGGCTGTCCGagcacagcctcagctccctggctgctgcagccttccTGGAGGGGCAGCTGGTGCTGAACCTCAGAGGGGAGAAACTCCAG GAGCTGTTTGAGATGGAAGACTCAGAAGTGCAGAGGAAGGCAGTGCAGATG ATTTTCCAAGGCACCTCCTACAATGACTCTGTGGCCAAGGTGTGGAGCCTCAGCCAGCCCCAGATTTCCTTCCAGCCCGAAGGGACAGTGGTGAGGTCCTCAGTGGCAGTGGAGATCAGAATCCtgctggcaggagaggagcccCTGGTGGCCCTGTACATGGAGAAG GAAATCACAGCCACCATCCAGGCTACCTATGCAGACAAGAAACTCATTTTGCAGCCTGTGGACTCCAG TGTAGTGATTAAAGTGTTTAAATGCACAGCTGATCCAAGTGGG gagGACCCATCCATACAAAGCTTCCTGCAGAATATGATCTTGGCTGCTGGCATTCCAGAAGTAACTTCAA GTATTGGATCAGCTCTGACCTCGCTGCTGAACAGCAAAAGGCTTGATCTCTTTGACATCATAAACCCTGAGATCATTACCAGAGAG GGATATGTAATTGCGCAGCTTGACTTTGGCTTCCCGAGTCATTTGCTTCTTAATTTTCTTGAGAAAAGTTTGTAG